A single window of Martelella sp. NC20 DNA harbors:
- a CDS encoding SDR family NAD(P)-dependent oxidoreductase: protein MSSRSFKLPKPFRAVVIGGTGGIGGAISEAFLELGAELVATGASEAEIGASALSGRNGVTLAVLDVTDDAAVKAFAAQYDRVDALINCAGILRRDEEFDIEVFQKVIDVNLTGAMRCCTAFRSALGAAGGSIVNIASMNAFAALPRLPAYCASKGGLVMLTRALAHAWAGDGIRVNAVAPGYIETAINAEGRRDSEHYNRIAARTALKRWGKPDDVAGTVVYLCMPAAGYVTGSVAMVDGGFLAG, encoded by the coding sequence GTGTCATCCCGCTCTTTCAAATTGCCAAAGCCTTTCCGTGCGGTCGTCATTGGCGGTACCGGCGGGATTGGCGGCGCCATTTCCGAGGCCTTTCTCGAGCTCGGGGCCGAGCTTGTCGCAACCGGCGCATCCGAGGCGGAAATCGGCGCTTCGGCGCTTTCCGGCCGCAACGGCGTCACGCTTGCCGTGCTGGATGTGACCGACGACGCAGCCGTGAAGGCTTTTGCCGCGCAGTATGATCGCGTCGATGCCCTGATCAATTGCGCCGGCATTCTGCGGCGCGACGAGGAATTCGATATCGAAGTGTTTCAGAAGGTGATCGACGTCAACCTCACCGGAGCGATGCGGTGCTGCACGGCGTTTCGGTCAGCCCTTGGCGCGGCCGGAGGCTCGATCGTCAATATCGCTTCCATGAATGCTTTCGCGGCCCTGCCGCGCCTTCCGGCCTATTGCGCTTCCAAGGGCGGGCTGGTGATGCTGACGCGGGCGCTCGCCCATGCCTGGGCCGGGGACGGCATCCGCGTCAACGCCGTGGCTCCGGGTTATATTGAAACCGCGATCAACGCCGAGGGGCGCAGGGACAGCGAACATTACAACCGCATCGCCGCCCGCACCGCCTTGAAGCGCTGGGGAAAGCCGGATGACGTTGCCGGAACGGTCGTCTATCTGTGCATGCCGGCGGCGGGTTATGTCACTGGTAGCGTCGCCATGGTCGATGGCGGCTTTCTGGCCGGGTGA
- a CDS encoding carbohydrate ABC transporter permease: MSRTEEHRGQLAAMSLPALLFTIGMIAFPVVYTVWLSFQSFSSTGQVRGYGAVNYVRMVGDDQFWNGIWVTFYLYFLSLALQLLLGTGLALLLFRAKRLPGIIRSLFISPFMIPPVVAGMMWLVILDPSLGAANYILTSLGLPPSAWLASPMFVVPTLAMIDTWQWTPYVALIVLGGLQSLPPSVYEAAEIDGAPRGKVFWRITLPLLLPTLVTAMVLRSVDLLRFFDLIYITTQGGPSDRSMTLNIYGFRAGFEFFQLGYASALMITLSAVVFGAVIVLNRLRAAVEW, encoded by the coding sequence ATGAGCAGGACTGAAGAACATCGAGGACAACTGGCGGCGATGTCGCTGCCGGCACTCCTATTCACCATCGGCATGATCGCCTTTCCGGTGGTCTATACGGTCTGGCTGAGCTTCCAGAGCTTTTCGTCCACGGGGCAGGTGCGCGGCTACGGCGCCGTCAATTACGTCCGCATGGTGGGTGACGACCAGTTCTGGAATGGCATCTGGGTCACCTTCTATCTCTATTTTCTGTCGCTTGCCCTGCAGCTCTTGCTCGGCACGGGGCTGGCGCTGCTTCTGTTCCGCGCCAAGCGGCTTCCCGGCATCATCCGCTCGCTGTTCATCTCGCCCTTCATGATCCCGCCCGTGGTGGCCGGCATGATGTGGCTGGTGATCCTCGATCCCTCGCTCGGCGCTGCCAACTATATCCTGACATCGCTCGGCCTGCCGCCTTCGGCCTGGCTTGCCTCGCCCATGTTCGTGGTGCCGACGCTGGCGATGATCGATACCTGGCAGTGGACGCCCTATGTCGCGCTGATCGTGCTCGGCGGGCTGCAATCGCTGCCGCCCTCGGTCTACGAGGCCGCCGAGATCGACGGCGCGCCGCGCGGAAAGGTGTTCTGGCGGATCACGCTGCCGCTGCTGCTGCCGACGCTGGTGACCGCCATGGTGCTGCGCTCGGTCGACCTGCTGCGCTTCTTCGACCTGATCTACATCACCACCCAGGGCGGCCCCTCCGACCGGTCGATGACGCTCAACATCTACGGTTTCCGCGCCGGTTTCGAGTTCTTCCAGCTTGGTTATGCCAGCGCGCTGATGATCACGCTCTCGGCGGTCGTCTTCGGGGCGGTGATTGTCCTCAACCGGCTGCGCGCCGCGGTGGAGTGGTAA
- a CDS encoding alcohol dehydrogenase catalytic domain-containing protein: MTMTISNEAPAMRAADFQGGDRIAIATVPRPVPADGEALVKIARTALCGSDFKLWHNGAQHIAGHEIAGYVDQPGHPLHGRLCAVYIPLHCGQCAPCLAGHTQSCVTVSSLIGWNRDGGYAEYVTVPDNCLLPVPDDIDADLAPLLLDTIGTSAHALRDAARHLAAEHPKVLVTGAGPVGLGVVLAAQALGYTNVHVSEPNPERARLAEEFGAILVPVGSKDHRFDLIVECSGNHAARNLAIELVLPKGVIVLVGENAAPWTITEDKVFRRKDFVMLRTFYFPKGDFDANVELLRANREKYAGFVDDAFPLDALPEKFAHFAEGRSIKPVLSFGEQS, encoded by the coding sequence ATGACCATGACCATTTCCAACGAAGCTCCCGCCATGCGCGCCGCCGATTTTCAGGGCGGCGACCGGATCGCGATCGCCACCGTCCCACGTCCTGTTCCGGCTGACGGCGAGGCGCTGGTGAAGATCGCCCGCACGGCGCTGTGCGGTTCCGATTTCAAGCTGTGGCACAATGGCGCGCAGCATATCGCCGGCCACGAGATCGCCGGCTATGTGGACCAGCCCGGCCACCCGCTTCACGGGCGGCTCTGCGCCGTCTACATTCCGCTTCATTGCGGGCAGTGCGCGCCCTGCCTCGCCGGCCATACCCAAAGCTGCGTGACCGTTTCCTCGCTGATCGGCTGGAACCGCGATGGCGGCTATGCCGAATATGTCACTGTCCCCGACAACTGCCTGCTGCCGGTGCCCGATGATATCGACGCCGATCTCGCGCCGCTGCTGCTCGACACGATCGGTACGTCCGCCCATGCGTTGCGGGATGCCGCCCGCCATCTCGCCGCCGAACATCCGAAAGTGCTGGTGACCGGCGCAGGCCCCGTCGGGCTTGGCGTGGTGCTCGCCGCCCAGGCGCTCGGCTACACCAATGTGCATGTCTCCGAGCCCAATCCGGAACGAGCAAGGCTTGCGGAGGAATTCGGCGCCATCCTCGTTCCGGTCGGGAGCAAAGACCATCGTTTCGATCTGATCGTTGAATGCTCGGGCAACCATGCGGCGCGCAATCTCGCTATCGAACTGGTCCTGCCCAAGGGCGTGATCGTGCTTGTCGGCGAGAACGCCGCACCGTGGACGATCACCGAGGACAAGGTGTTTCGCCGCAAGGATTTCGTGATGCTGCGCACCTTCTATTTCCCCAAGGGCGATTTCGACGCCAATGTCGAGCTGCTGCGCGCCAACCGGGAAAAATACGCCGGCTTCGTCGATGACGCCTTTCCGCTCGATGCGCTGCCGGAAAAATTCGCGCATTTCGCTGAAGGCCGCTCGATCAAACCTGTCCTGTCATTCGGGGAGCAAAGCTGA
- a CDS encoding FGGY family carbohydrate kinase, with the protein MKDYFIGIDAGSSILKCAVFDRAGRQLSEAAERTPIDRPKPGFSELDPAHSWQATKKVIAEAVRASGIAPDDFGGCGRSTKAFSSNAVMPALSRDDGGGGNRAPST; encoded by the coding sequence ATGAAAGACTATTTCATCGGCATCGATGCCGGTTCATCCATTCTCAAATGCGCTGTCTTCGACCGCGCCGGGCGGCAGTTGAGCGAGGCCGCCGAGCGGACGCCGATCGACCGGCCGAAGCCCGGCTTCAGCGAACTCGACCCGGCGCACTCATGGCAGGCGACGAAAAAGGTGATCGCCGAGGCCGTCCGGGCAAGCGGCATCGCCCCGGACGATTTCGGCGGCTGCGGGCGTTCGACAAAAGCCTTCTCATCCAATGCCGTCATGCCGGCCTTGAGCCGGGATGACGGCGGAGGGGGAAATAGAGCGCCCTCAACCTGA
- a CDS encoding substrate-binding domain-containing protein, producing the protein MNIRNILATTALVGAAFAATTASAQDPLKIGAAVYGLNAEFMQLWANAAENHPSVKDGSVDLTIFDGRYDALVQQEQFETMVTQGYDGIVFVPIDIEAGATAVEEAANADIPVVGSNTQVNSDLLTSYVGSDDVEAGYLEAKAALNDINCSGDVVVIEGPIGQSAQIQRGEGNEKAIAECGDGVTVVEQQTGNWSRAEAQSLMENWLTAHGDDIKGVIAQNDEMALGAIEAIKAAGLNVSDFSIAGVDGVTDALEAVKRGDMHSILQDGQAQALGAIDVAIKAVNPDYQPTSGIWEKYPEMQWNNGESKQYNVPWTPVTADNVDDLLKQRQ; encoded by the coding sequence ATGAATATCCGTAATATCCTGGCAACCACAGCACTGGTCGGCGCCGCATTCGCCGCCACCACCGCCAGCGCGCAGGACCCGCTGAAGATCGGCGCCGCCGTTTATGGCCTCAACGCCGAATTCATGCAGCTCTGGGCCAATGCCGCCGAAAACCATCCCTCGGTCAAGGACGGTTCGGTCGACCTGACCATCTTCGACGGCCGTTACGACGCGCTGGTCCAGCAGGAACAGTTCGAAACCATGGTCACGCAGGGCTATGACGGCATCGTCTTCGTGCCGATCGATATCGAAGCGGGCGCGACCGCCGTCGAGGAAGCCGCCAATGCCGACATTCCGGTCGTGGGCTCCAATACCCAGGTCAACTCTGATCTCCTGACCTCCTATGTCGGCTCCGACGACGTTGAAGCAGGCTACCTCGAAGCCAAGGCCGCGCTCAACGACATCAATTGCTCCGGCGATGTCGTCGTGATCGAAGGTCCGATCGGCCAGTCCGCGCAGATCCAGCGCGGCGAGGGCAATGAAAAAGCGATCGCCGAATGCGGCGACGGCGTTACCGTTGTCGAACAGCAGACCGGCAACTGGAGCCGTGCGGAAGCCCAGTCCCTGATGGAAAACTGGCTGACCGCTCACGGCGACGACATCAAGGGCGTGATCGCGCAGAACGATGAGATGGCGCTCGGCGCGATCGAGGCGATCAAGGCCGCCGGCCTCAACGTCAGCGATTTCTCGATCGCCGGCGTCGATGGCGTGACCGATGCGCTGGAAGCCGTCAAGCGCGGCGACATGCATTCGATCCTGCAGGATGGCCAGGCCCAGGCGCTCGGCGCGATCGATGTGGCGATCAAGGCCGTCAACCCGGACTATCAGCCGACCTCGGGCATCTGGGAAAAATACCCCGAGATGCAGTGGAACAACGGCGAATCCAAGCAGTACAATGTACCGTGGACGCCGGTGACCGCCGACAATGTCGACGATCTCCTGAAACAGCGTCAGTAA
- a CDS encoding ABC transporter substrate-binding protein, protein MISGKASLLSATSLIVAVMATGAIAADFDWKAHEGEKVTFLVNSNPIGNLLVEHKAEFEELTGIELVVDGYQEQQMRQRLMTVMNARSDEVDVFMTLPSREGMQFAAAGWYKDLSDYTRDDVSPDYDFSGFGKALIDAATFDGKFTGVPLNLEGPLLYYRTDVFEKCDIAEPDSIQAMADAAAKLKDCADLTPYATRGLAPALPYTFSGFMRNMGGQYMVDGKSALCSDDSKKAIQLYADLLKNYGPPGAVNYSFQQLTALYGGGRSAMSYESSNEFGTIMESGEREKDTAIIPLPAGPGGSHPTVIGWALAISGYSDNADAAWYFLQWASSPEMQAKLALKGIAPPRPAVADSADYKAWLSESPVRQQWQAALSTLASTGSSQIGYPIIGNPESRQYIGQAVGDVLLGSKTVDEACAAADASLNDLIARD, encoded by the coding sequence ATGATTTCAGGAAAAGCATCTCTACTGAGCGCGACCTCGCTGATCGTGGCCGTGATGGCCACCGGCGCGATCGCCGCCGACTTCGACTGGAAGGCGCATGAGGGCGAGAAGGTCACCTTTCTGGTCAACAGCAATCCGATCGGCAATCTTCTGGTCGAACACAAGGCCGAATTCGAGGAACTGACCGGCATCGAGCTGGTCGTCGACGGCTATCAGGAACAGCAGATGCGCCAGCGTCTGATGACGGTGATGAACGCCCGCAGCGACGAGGTCGACGTGTTCATGACGCTGCCTTCGCGCGAGGGCATGCAGTTCGCCGCTGCCGGCTGGTACAAGGACCTGAGCGACTACACCCGGGACGACGTCTCTCCGGATTACGATTTCAGCGGTTTCGGAAAGGCGCTCATCGACGCGGCAACCTTTGACGGCAAGTTCACCGGCGTTCCGCTGAACCTCGAAGGTCCGCTGCTTTACTATCGCACCGACGTCTTCGAAAAATGCGATATCGCCGAACCGGATTCGATCCAGGCGATGGCCGATGCCGCGGCCAAGCTCAAGGACTGCGCGGATCTGACGCCCTATGCCACGCGCGGCCTTGCCCCGGCGCTGCCCTACACCTTTTCCGGCTTCATGCGGAACATGGGCGGCCAGTATATGGTCGACGGCAAATCGGCGCTGTGCTCGGATGACAGCAAGAAGGCGATCCAGCTCTATGCCGACCTGCTGAAGAACTACGGCCCGCCCGGCGCGGTCAACTACTCGTTCCAGCAGCTGACCGCGCTTTATGGCGGCGGCCGTTCGGCGATGTCGTATGAGAGTTCCAACGAGTTCGGCACGATCATGGAAAGCGGCGAGCGCGAGAAGGACACCGCCATCATTCCGCTGCCTGCGGGTCCCGGCGGCTCGCATCCGACGGTCATCGGCTGGGCGCTGGCGATCTCGGGCTACTCCGACAATGCCGATGCCGCATGGTATTTCCTGCAATGGGCATCGAGCCCGGAAATGCAGGCCAAGCTGGCGCTGAAGGGCATCGCCCCGCCGCGCCCGGCTGTCGCAGACTCGGCAGATTACAAGGCCTGGCTCAGCGAAAGCCCGGTTCGCCAGCAGTGGCAGGCAGCGCTTTCGACGCTCGCCTCCACCGGTTCATCGCAGATCGGATACCCGATCATCGGCAACCCGGAATCGCGCCAGTATATCGGCCAGGCCGTGGGTGATGTCCTGCTCGGCTCGAAGACGGTCGATGAGGCCTGCGCCGCGGCGGATGCCTCGCTGAACGATCTGATCGCGCGCGACTGA
- a CDS encoding LacI family DNA-binding transcriptional regulator codes for MGKSIGIRDVARHAGVSTATVSRALNNPDTVSAALRDKIRKVIEEIGYIPDASARALSSRRTRTIGAIVPTVDNAMFAQGLQALQSYLATQNYLLLLATNEYDLDVELEQARNLAERGIDGLILRGDRRHAVLRRMLDAHRIPFVNVGVYEPEKPYPSVGVDNAEAGRTLARYITGLGHRRIAIVAAQQRNNDRAAARLRGILEVLEANGCAPPDNWVLQVNYALDDARDASRALLMGDERPTAVICGNDVIAYGVMLSAIRMGVSVPEELSVAGFDDLEWSRHLQPSLTTIHIPTNEIWVRAGRYLVNALNDEPAVMHQKVDFSLVVRESTAPPSR; via the coding sequence ATGGGGAAGTCGATCGGAATTCGCGATGTCGCCCGGCATGCCGGCGTGTCAACGGCCACGGTTTCGCGCGCGCTCAACAACCCGGATACCGTCAGCGCCGCCCTGCGCGACAAGATTCGCAAGGTTATAGAAGAAATCGGTTACATTCCTGACGCCTCCGCCCGGGCGCTTTCTTCGCGGCGCACGCGAACGATCGGCGCGATCGTGCCGACCGTCGACAATGCGATGTTCGCGCAGGGGCTTCAGGCGCTTCAGAGCTATCTCGCAACCCAGAACTACCTCCTGCTTCTGGCCACCAATGAATATGACCTCGACGTCGAACTCGAGCAGGCGCGCAACCTCGCCGAACGCGGCATTGACGGGCTGATCCTGCGCGGCGACCGGCGGCATGCGGTGCTCCGGCGCATGCTTGACGCCCACCGCATTCCCTTCGTCAATGTCGGGGTCTACGAGCCGGAAAAACCCTATCCTTCGGTCGGCGTCGACAATGCCGAGGCGGGCCGCACGCTGGCGCGCTACATCACCGGGCTCGGCCACAGGCGGATCGCGATCGTCGCGGCGCAACAGCGCAACAACGACCGCGCCGCGGCCCGCCTCAGGGGCATTCTCGAGGTTCTGGAAGCCAATGGCTGCGCGCCGCCCGACAACTGGGTGCTTCAGGTCAACTACGCGCTTGACGATGCCCGCGACGCCTCGCGCGCGCTGCTGATGGGCGACGAGCGCCCGACAGCGGTGATCTGCGGCAATGACGTGATCGCCTATGGCGTGATGCTTTCGGCGATCCGCATGGGGGTCTCGGTTCCCGAAGAGCTTTCGGTGGCGGGCTTTGACGATCTCGAATGGAGCCGGCATCTGCAACCGAGCCTGACGACGATCCACATCCCGACCAACGAGATCTGGGTGCGCGCCGGCCGCTATCTGGTGAACGCGCTGAACGACGAACCGGCGGTCATGCACCAGAAGGTCGACTTCTCCCTGGTGGTGCGCGAGTCAACCGCGCCGCCATCCAGGTAG
- a CDS encoding ABC transporter permease yields the protein MTERLGPIAQRYGILIALILVCVVLSVVSENFLSPRNIVNVLRQTSINGILAIGMTFVILTRGIDLSVGSVVALAGVVSASFATTSSSAFIPGTPYIAPLAIVIGIAAGIAMGAISGTAVARFSVPAFVATLGMLSAARGLTLIYSGGRPIPALTDGYRWIGTGDVFGLPVPIILFALVFLVAHFVLTNTRFGRHVYAVGGNPHAAKVSGLGVNRIRFMVYVISGGLAGLAGMVLAARTGSALPQAGIAYELDAIAAVVIGGTSLSGGIGRVSGTVIGALLIGVMNNGLDLLGVESYYQQVIKGALIVAAVMLDRSRKSEA from the coding sequence TTGACCGAAAGGCTGGGCCCGATCGCGCAGCGCTACGGCATCCTGATCGCGCTGATCCTGGTCTGCGTCGTGCTCTCCGTGGTCAGCGAGAACTTTCTGAGTCCGCGCAATATCGTCAATGTGCTGCGGCAGACCTCGATCAACGGCATCCTCGCCATCGGCATGACATTCGTGATCCTCACGCGCGGCATCGACCTCTCTGTCGGTTCGGTCGTGGCCCTTGCCGGCGTGGTTTCGGCGTCGTTCGCCACAACCTCTTCCAGCGCCTTTATTCCCGGAACGCCCTATATCGCCCCGCTCGCGATCGTCATTGGCATTGCCGCCGGCATTGCCATGGGCGCGATTTCCGGTACGGCGGTTGCCCGGTTTTCGGTGCCCGCTTTCGTTGCCACGCTCGGCATGCTGTCGGCGGCGCGCGGCCTGACGCTGATCTATTCCGGCGGCCGCCCGATCCCGGCGCTGACCGACGGTTATCGCTGGATCGGCACTGGCGATGTGTTCGGCCTTCCGGTCCCGATCATCCTGTTCGCGCTGGTGTTCCTCGTCGCACATTTCGTTTTGACCAACACCCGGTTCGGTCGCCATGTCTATGCCGTCGGCGGCAACCCGCATGCAGCCAAGGTCTCCGGCCTCGGCGTCAACCGTATTCGCTTTATGGTCTACGTCATTTCCGGCGGACTGGCCGGGCTTGCCGGCATGGTGCTCGCGGCCCGCACGGGCTCGGCGCTGCCGCAGGCCGGCATTGCCTATGAGCTTGACGCGATCGCGGCGGTCGTCATCGGCGGCACCAGTCTTTCCGGCGGCATCGGCCGGGTCAGCGGCACCGTCATCGGCGCGCTCCTGATCGGCGTGATGAATAACGGCCTCGATCTGCTGGGCGTCGAATCCTACTACCAGCAGGTCATCAAGGGCGCGTTGATCGTCGCCGCCGTCATGCTCGACCGCTCGCGCAAGAGCGAAGCCTGA
- a CDS encoding sugar ABC transporter permease, translating to MFDIIWLLTAGGPANGTRTMPVLIYETAFKGYRLSEAATVSVIATVLLLAFALVTARALDREEN from the coding sequence GTGTTCGACATCATCTGGCTGCTAACGGCAGGCGGCCCCGCGAACGGAACCCGCACCATGCCGGTGCTGATCTACGAGACCGCCTTCAAGGGCTATCGGCTGAGCGAGGCGGCAACCGTTTCGGTGATCGCGACCGTTCTTCTGCTCGCCTTCGCGCTCGTCACCGCGCGGGCGCTCGACCGGGAGGAGAACTGA
- a CDS encoding sugar ABC transporter ATP-binding protein — MQALLEVHGLGKSFSGVPALIDGAFRLMPGSVHALCGGNGAGKSTFLKIVMGIQPRDRGTISRNGETVQFSSPGEALANGISIIEQELSPVPAMTVAENIFLGREPSGAFGRIDFKSMNARAQELLDGLKFTIRATDMMMDLTVAQTQLVEIAKALSYDAEIIIMDEPTSALGEAEADQLFEAVKTLKARGKGVIYVSHRLSEIFTICDSYTVFRDGRFVEEGALADIDKDRLISLIVGRPLTEEFVKDNTAGTEPTLRVEGLSAAHGVRDVSFTAHRGEILALYGLMGSGRSEIFDRLFGLSDETAGTIEINGVRREITRPAQAIAAGLAYVTEDRKGSGLVLTGDVRENLCLATLDRLSTPLMMNGRAETEAADRMVETLNIKTASLKLGVSSLSGGNQQKVVLGKWFLTEPNMLLLDEPTRGVDVGAKREIYRVMSDFARAGGTVVMISSETDEVLGMADRAIVMRDGRVAGTLDRADMSAEKLLHLAA, encoded by the coding sequence GTGCAGGCTTTGCTTGAGGTGCATGGTCTCGGAAAGTCGTTTTCCGGGGTTCCCGCGCTGATAGACGGTGCATTCCGGCTGATGCCGGGATCGGTCCACGCGCTTTGCGGCGGCAATGGCGCTGGCAAGTCGACATTCCTCAAGATCGTCATGGGCATCCAGCCGCGTGATCGCGGCACGATATCGCGCAATGGCGAGACCGTTCAGTTCTCCTCCCCCGGCGAAGCGCTCGCCAACGGCATCTCGATCATCGAGCAGGAGTTAAGCCCGGTCCCCGCGATGACGGTGGCCGAGAACATCTTTCTCGGGCGCGAGCCGAGCGGCGCCTTCGGCCGGATCGACTTCAAATCCATGAACGCCCGCGCGCAGGAACTGCTGGACGGCCTGAAATTCACCATCCGGGCGACCGACATGATGATGGACCTGACCGTGGCCCAGACCCAGCTCGTCGAAATCGCCAAGGCGCTCTCCTACGACGCCGAAATCATCATCATGGACGAGCCGACATCGGCGCTCGGCGAGGCCGAGGCCGATCAGCTTTTCGAAGCGGTCAAGACGCTGAAGGCGCGCGGCAAGGGCGTGATCTATGTCAGCCACCGCCTCTCCGAGATCTTCACGATCTGCGACAGCTACACGGTATTCCGCGATGGCCGGTTCGTCGAGGAAGGCGCGCTCGCCGATATCGACAAGGACCGCCTGATCAGCCTGATCGTGGGGCGTCCGCTGACCGAGGAATTCGTCAAGGACAACACCGCCGGAACCGAGCCGACCCTGCGCGTCGAGGGACTTTCCGCGGCCCATGGCGTACGCGACGTGTCATTCACCGCTCATCGCGGGGAAATTCTGGCGCTTTACGGGCTGATGGGCTCCGGCCGCAGCGAGATTTTCGACCGGCTGTTCGGCCTGTCGGACGAGACCGCCGGCACGATCGAGATCAACGGCGTTCGCCGCGAGATCACCCGCCCCGCCCAGGCGATCGCCGCGGGCCTTGCCTATGTCACCGAAGACCGCAAGGGCTCGGGTCTGGTGCTGACGGGCGATGTCCGCGAGAACCTCTGCCTTGCGACCCTTGATCGCTTGTCGACCCCGCTGATGATGAACGGCAGGGCCGAGACGGAAGCCGCCGACCGGATGGTCGAAACGCTCAATATCAAGACGGCATCGCTGAAGCTCGGCGTTTCCAGCCTTTCAGGCGGAAACCAGCAGAAGGTCGTTCTCGGCAAATGGTTCCTGACCGAGCCGAACATGCTGCTTCTGGATGAGCCGACCCGCGGCGTCGATGTCGGCGCCAAGCGGGAAATCTATCGCGTCATGTCCGATTTCGCCAGGGCCGGCGGAACCGTCGTCATGATCTCTTCCGAAACCGACGAAGTGCTCGGCATGGCCGATCGCGCCATCGTGATGCGCGATGGCCGCGTTGCCGGGACGCTGGACCGGGCGGACATGTCCGCCGAAAAACTGCTGCATCTTGCAGCGTAA
- a CDS encoding carbohydrate ABC transporter permease — MKRSLAVNILLALTLLALVILVALPFYWVASGSFKLPQEIIARKPTFFPHSFTLQHYVKLLANSAYTTYVGNSLILRRVMLPLIAPGMASVAIFAFITSWTEYVFASVLIISDAKRTVPVGFAGIIGQYQIDWGLLLAGVVLAVAPVVIFFAFIGRWFVSGLTEGAVK; from the coding sequence ATGAAGCGCTCTCTTGCCGTCAACATCCTGCTTGCCCTTACCCTTCTGGCGCTGGTCATACTGGTGGCGCTGCCGTTCTACTGGGTGGCTTCGGGCTCGTTCAAGCTGCCGCAGGAGATCATTGCGCGAAAGCCCACCTTCTTTCCGCATTCCTTCACGCTGCAGCATTATGTCAAGCTGCTCGCCAATTCCGCCTACACCACCTATGTCGGCAACAGCCTGATCCTGCGCCGGGTCATGCTGCCGCTGATCGCCCCCGGCATGGCAAGTGTGGCCATCTTCGCCTTCATCACCTCATGGACCGAATATGTGTTCGCCTCGGTTCTGATCATCTCCGACGCCAAGCGCACCGTTCCGGTCGGCTTTGCCGGCATTATCGGCCAGTACCAGATCGACTGGGGTCTGCTTCTGGCCGGCGTCGTGCTGGCGGTCGCGCCGGTGGTCATTTTCTTTGCCTTCATCGGGCGCTGGTTCGTCAGCGGTCTGACCGAAGGCGCGGTCAAATAG
- a CDS encoding carbohydrate ABC transporter permease — protein MSNRPSDSRWLDGVNIVLLVLAGMIVMTPTAWMILSSFKHSYEVTAYPPTLFFEPTLENYKTLNSTVPFVRYTINSLVVTIGSTTLGLLLGAPAAFVASWTRITWPAVVTLMARMAPGTLFLLPWYVMFRQVDMIGSYWALILTHAVITMPVVIWVLLPYFDGIPRSVFEAAQVDGCSPARIFRRIALPLVSSGLAVSAILAFIFSWNFFLFALVLSNSRTKTLIAASFNFIGEGSTNWGGLMAAATIIALPPLILAAVVQRWLISGLTLGAVKG, from the coding sequence ATGAGTAACAGACCTTCCGATTCTCGCTGGCTCGACGGCGTCAATATCGTGCTTCTGGTGCTTGCCGGCATGATCGTCATGACGCCGACGGCGTGGATGATCCTGTCCTCCTTCAAGCACTCTTACGAGGTCACGGCCTATCCGCCGACGCTGTTCTTCGAGCCGACGCTCGAAAACTACAAGACCCTCAACAGCACGGTGCCGTTCGTGCGCTACACCATCAATTCGCTGGTGGTGACGATCGGCTCGACCACGCTCGGCCTGCTGCTCGGCGCGCCGGCGGCCTTTGTCGCCTCGTGGACGCGGATCACCTGGCCGGCGGTGGTCACGCTGATGGCGCGCATGGCGCCGGGAACGCTGTTCCTGCTGCCCTGGTATGTGATGTTCCGCCAGGTCGACATGATCGGCAGCTATTGGGCGCTGATCCTGACCCATGCCGTGATCACCATGCCGGTGGTGATCTGGGTGCTGCTGCCCTATTTCGACGGCATTCCGCGCTCGGTATTCGAGGCCGCCCAGGTCGATGGCTGCTCGCCGGCGCGCATCTTCCGGCGCATCGCCCTGCCGCTGGTGTCCTCCGGGCTTGCGGTGTCGGCGATCCTCGCCTTCATCTTCTCCTGGAATTTCTTCCTGTTCGCGCTGGTGCTCAGCAATTCCAGGACCAAGACGCTGATTGCCGCCTCCTTCAATTTCATAGGCGAGGGCTCGACCAATTGGGGCGGGCTGATGGCTGCGGCGACGATTATCGCGCTGCCGCCGCTGATCCTCGCGGCTGTCGTCCAGCGCTGGCTGATTTCGGGCCTGACGCTTGGTGCGGTGAAAGGATGA